A genomic segment from Pseudomonas mendocina encodes:
- a CDS encoding metallophosphoesterase family protein has translation MRIGLIADTHNLLRTEALAALQGVDHLIHAGDIGGPHILAELQRIAPLSVVRGNNDDEAWADAIPENLTLRFGALSLYVLHDLKQLAIDPRAEGIDVVVTGHSHKPLHEERNGVLYLNPGSAGPRRFKLPIGVGILDIEGRQVRAELITLQV, from the coding sequence ATGCGCATCGGCCTGATCGCCGACACCCACAACCTGCTACGCACTGAAGCGCTGGCGGCATTGCAGGGCGTCGACCACCTGATTCATGCCGGTGATATCGGTGGACCGCATATTCTCGCCGAACTGCAGCGCATCGCGCCGCTGTCGGTGGTGCGCGGCAATAATGATGACGAGGCCTGGGCCGATGCGATTCCGGAAAACCTGACCCTGCGCTTCGGCGCGCTCAGCCTTTATGTCCTGCATGACCTCAAGCAATTGGCCATCGATCCCAGGGCCGAAGGTATCGATGTGGTGGTCACCGGGCATTCCCACAAACCGCTGCATGAAGAGCGCAACGGCGTGCTCTACCTCAACCCCGGTAGCGCCGGACCGCGGCGCTTCAAACTGCCCATCGGCGTGGGCATCCTGGATATCGAAGGCCGCCAGGTACGAGCCGAACTGATCACGCTGCAGGTCTGA
- the ilvD gene encoding dihydroxy-acid dehydratase gives MPDYRSKTSTHGRNMAGARALWRATGMKDEDFKKPIIAIANSFTQFVPGHVHLKDLGQLVAREIEKAGGVAKEFNTIAVDDGIAMGHDGMLYSLPSREIIADSVEYMVNAHCADAIVCISNCDKITPGMLMAALRLNIPVVFVSGGPMEAGKTKLASHGLDLVDAMVIAADSSASDEKVAEYERSACPTCGSCSGMFTANSMNCLTEALGLSLPGNGSTLATHSDREQLFLRAGRLAVELCQRYYGEGDESVLPRNIANFKAFENAMMLDIAMGGSTNTILHLLAAAQEGEVAFDLRDIDRLSRKVPQLCKVAPNIQKYHMEDVHRAGGIFSILGELARGGLLHTDVHTVHSPNMAEAIAQWDITQTQDEAVHHFFKAGPAGIPTQTAFSQSTRWPSLDDDRENGCIRSVEHAYSQEGGLAVLYGNIALDGCVVKTAGVDESIHVFEGTAKVFESQDSAVKGILADEVKEGDIVIIRYEGPKGGPGMQEMLYPTSYLKSKGLGKACALLTDGRFSGGTSGLSIGHASPEAAAGGAIGLVKDGDKVLIDIPNRSINLLVSDEELASRRAEQDKKGWKPAAPRTRKVTTALKAYALLATSADKGAVRNKALLDG, from the coding sequence ATGCCCGATTACCGCTCGAAAACCTCCACCCACGGCCGCAACATGGCCGGCGCCCGCGCCCTGTGGCGCGCCACCGGGATGAAGGACGAAGACTTCAAGAAACCGATCATCGCCATCGCCAACTCCTTCACCCAGTTCGTGCCCGGCCACGTGCACCTCAAGGACCTGGGTCAGCTGGTCGCCCGCGAGATCGAGAAAGCCGGCGGCGTGGCCAAGGAATTCAACACCATCGCCGTGGACGACGGCATCGCCATGGGCCACGACGGCATGCTCTATTCGCTGCCGAGCCGCGAGATCATCGCCGACTCCGTGGAGTACATGGTCAACGCCCACTGCGCCGACGCCATCGTCTGCATCTCTAACTGCGACAAGATCACCCCCGGCATGCTGATGGCCGCCCTGCGCCTGAACATCCCGGTGGTCTTCGTCTCCGGCGGCCCGATGGAAGCCGGCAAGACCAAACTGGCCAGCCACGGCCTGGACCTGGTCGACGCCATGGTCATCGCCGCCGACTCCAGCGCCTCCGACGAGAAGGTCGCCGAGTACGAGCGTAGCGCCTGCCCGACCTGCGGCAGCTGTTCCGGCATGTTCACCGCCAACTCGATGAACTGCCTGACCGAAGCCTTAGGGCTTTCCCTGCCGGGCAACGGTTCGACCCTGGCCACCCACAGTGATCGCGAGCAGCTGTTCCTGCGCGCCGGCCGCCTGGCCGTCGAGCTGTGCCAGCGCTACTACGGCGAAGGCGACGAGTCGGTGCTGCCGCGCAACATCGCCAACTTCAAGGCGTTCGAGAACGCCATGATGCTCGACATCGCCATGGGCGGCTCGACCAACACCATCCTCCACCTGCTGGCCGCGGCCCAGGAAGGCGAGGTCGCCTTCGACCTGCGCGACATCGATCGCCTGTCGCGCAAGGTGCCGCAGCTGTGCAAGGTGGCGCCGAACATCCAGAAGTACCACATGGAAGACGTGCACCGCGCCGGTGGCATCTTCTCTATCCTCGGCGAACTGGCCCGTGGCGGCCTGCTGCACACCGATGTGCACACCGTACACAGCCCCAACATGGCCGAAGCCATTGCCCAGTGGGACATCACCCAGACCCAGGACGAAGCGGTTCACCACTTCTTCAAGGCTGGCCCGGCCGGCATCCCGACCCAAACCGCGTTCAGCCAGAGCACCCGCTGGCCGAGCCTGGACGACGACCGCGAGAACGGCTGCATCCGCAGCGTCGAGCACGCCTATTCGCAGGAAGGCGGCCTGGCCGTGCTGTACGGCAACATCGCCCTCGACGGCTGCGTGGTGAAGACCGCCGGCGTCGACGAGTCCATCCACGTGTTCGAAGGCACCGCCAAGGTGTTCGAGAGCCAGGACAGCGCGGTAAAAGGCATCCTCGCCGACGAAGTGAAGGAAGGTGACATCGTCATCATCCGCTACGAAGGTCCGAAAGGCGGCCCGGGCATGCAGGAAATGCTCTACCCAACCTCGTATCTGAAGTCCAAGGGCCTGGGCAAGGCGTGCGCCCTGCTCACCGACGGCCGTTTCTCCGGCGGCACCAGCGGCCTGTCCATCGGCCACGCCTCGCCGGAAGCAGCCGCAGGCGGCGCCATCGGCCTGGTCAAGGACGGCGACAAGGTACTGATCGACATCCCCAACCGCAGCATCAACCTGCTGGTCAGCGATGAAGAACTGGCTTCCCGTCGCGCCGAGCAGGACAAGAAAGGCTGGAAGCCGGCCGCACCGCGCACCCGCAAGGTGACCACGGCGCTCAAGGCCTACGCCCTGCTTGCCACCAGCGCCGACAAGGGCGCCGTGCGCAACAAGGCTCTGCTCGACGGCTGA